Proteins encoded by one window of Paraburkholderia terrae:
- a CDS encoding CaiB/BaiF CoA transferase family protein, with protein sequence MAGPLEGLKVVDFSRVLAGPLCARTLADLGADVIKIEPPRPDVSRAAFPNRDGMSGYYAQQNSGKRNVSIDLNAPHARELVLRLCDEADIIVENFRAGTLKGFGLDYDTLARRNPKVVYVSITGYGQRGPWASRMAYAPTVQAETGFTHNTLRHFNSAGDGRKWTDPLSHADVYAGLQATIAVLAAVRKREVTGRGQYIDVAMAAVMLSINERAHLDLAGVDTGAEPGILGASDGPHFVGPGGEEFVAAQSIVGSNTFPNYLRAMRRMDLARDPRFSTAERRLQNYNALHAVIQTWMLSFRDLRTLDAQLDEAKIAIGQIRTLKELAETDWAKQWGAVHEVPDRRGGSYLIHGYPWRFSDDELGMRSAPAFRGEHNEQVFREAGLADVEIRNAVDTGILVGGPPPSAKQIDAAVLAEAQSS encoded by the coding sequence ATGGCCGGACCACTCGAAGGACTCAAGGTTGTCGACTTTTCGCGGGTGCTGGCCGGGCCGCTGTGCGCCCGGACGCTAGCCGATCTCGGTGCCGACGTGATCAAGATCGAGCCGCCACGGCCCGATGTGTCGCGTGCTGCGTTCCCGAATCGCGACGGCATGTCGGGCTACTACGCGCAGCAGAATAGCGGCAAGCGCAACGTCAGCATCGATCTGAACGCGCCGCACGCGCGCGAGCTCGTGCTGCGACTGTGCGACGAGGCGGACATCATCGTCGAGAATTTTCGGGCCGGCACGCTCAAGGGCTTTGGACTCGACTATGACACGCTCGCGAGGCGCAATCCAAAGGTCGTCTACGTATCCATCACCGGCTACGGCCAGCGTGGCCCCTGGGCGTCGCGCATGGCCTACGCGCCGACCGTGCAGGCCGAAACGGGCTTCACGCACAACACGCTGCGCCACTTCAACAGCGCGGGCGACGGCCGCAAGTGGACCGATCCGCTGTCCCATGCGGACGTCTACGCGGGCCTGCAGGCGACCATCGCCGTGCTTGCAGCGGTGCGCAAGCGCGAGGTAACGGGACGCGGCCAATACATCGACGTCGCGATGGCCGCCGTGATGCTGTCGATCAACGAACGCGCTCACCTCGATCTCGCGGGTGTCGATACGGGAGCCGAGCCGGGCATCCTCGGCGCCTCCGACGGCCCGCATTTCGTTGGCCCCGGTGGCGAGGAGTTCGTGGCGGCGCAAAGCATCGTCGGCAGCAACACGTTTCCGAATTACTTGCGCGCCATGCGCCGTATGGACCTTGCGCGGGATCCGCGCTTCAGCACCGCTGAGCGCCGCCTGCAGAACTACAACGCACTGCATGCAGTGATCCAGACGTGGATGCTCTCATTCCGCGATCTCAGGACGCTCGATGCGCAACTGGACGAGGCCAAGATCGCGATAGGCCAGATTCGCACGCTAAAAGAACTGGCCGAGACCGATTGGGCGAAGCAGTGGGGAGCGGTACACGAGGTTCCGGACCGTCGCGGCGGCTCGTATCTGATCCACGGCTATCCATGGCGCTTTTCCGATGACGAGCTTGGAATGCGAAGCGCGCCCGCGTTTCGCGGCGAGCACAACGAACAGGTGTTCCGCGAAGCGGGCCTGGCGGATGTCGAAATCCGCAATGCGGTCGACACCGGCATTCTGGTCGGCGGGCCGCCACCGTCCGCGAAGCAGATAGACGCGGCTGTTCTTGCGGAAGCGCAGTCCAGCTAA
- a CDS encoding enoyl-CoA hydratase/isomerase family protein, translating into MDEAIVLKEVKGNVTVLTMNRRPHNLMGPTLYRALLDEFDAAVKRGSRAILLRSGLRHFSAGAEVSLFPDRIARQGQGLMDPLDVLRGFETLPIPIVVAVNGTCLGGGFEVALACDFSVVAESARIGSVEVALGLHPLLGGIQRQVMRAGPARAKELAMLGRRYDAATLERWGLINLVVPDDKLDEVALSVAQELAAGPTVAHAATKQLVRVAVNEGVAAADEAMFELQKPVWASHDLKRGLEAFNTAGPGTAIFEGN; encoded by the coding sequence GATGAACCGCCGCCCACATAACCTGATGGGCCCGACGCTGTATCGCGCGCTACTCGATGAGTTCGACGCGGCGGTGAAACGCGGCTCGCGCGCAATCCTGCTGCGCAGCGGTCTGCGGCACTTCTCGGCCGGCGCCGAAGTGTCCCTCTTCCCGGATCGCATCGCCAGGCAAGGCCAGGGGCTGATGGACCCGCTCGACGTGCTGCGCGGCTTCGAGACACTGCCGATCCCCATCGTTGTCGCGGTGAACGGCACCTGCCTTGGCGGCGGCTTCGAAGTGGCGCTCGCTTGCGATTTCAGCGTAGTCGCCGAGTCGGCCAGGATCGGATCAGTCGAGGTCGCGCTGGGCCTGCATCCGCTGCTCGGCGGTATCCAGCGTCAGGTGATGCGTGCCGGCCCGGCACGCGCAAAAGAACTTGCGATGCTCGGCCGCCGATACGACGCGGCGACGCTCGAACGCTGGGGCTTGATCAATCTCGTCGTGCCCGACGACAAGCTCGATGAAGTCGCGCTGTCCGTTGCGCAGGAACTCGCGGCCGGTCCGACCGTCGCGCATGCCGCCACCAAGCAGCTCGTGCGGGTCGCGGTCAACGAAGGTGTCGCTGCCGCCGACGAAGCAATGTTTGAACTGCAAAAGCCGGTCTGGGCGTCGCACGATCTCAAACGTGGACTGGAGGCCTTCAATACCGCCGGCCCGGGTACCGCCATTTTCGAGGGGAATTGA